The Canis aureus isolate CA01 chromosome 24, VMU_Caureus_v.1.0, whole genome shotgun sequence genome includes a window with the following:
- the SORBS3 gene encoding vinexin isoform X6, which yields MARIPGIGRSSASPSLENKEEHERDVALLSRKDPDRGRTEEQLAHPEPSNLDPSMQAPPCSLPAGLSLDDFIPGHLRAHRGSSSRGARVPVIRNGGSNTLNFQFHDPAPRTVCNGYFPQRRDASRHPDPAWYQTWPGPGSRPSGSQKTPASQHPQNWSATWTKDNKRQDKRWVKYEGIGPVDETGMPIAPRSSVDSPRDWYRRMFQQIHRKMPDLQLDWNFEESPKDSRHPGPQQRPVARPGQASSLSGNSSRQRSTGHNAMESGVAHGRSWNPSEEFPRSTFNCNPGAPSSLHQTPKQVPKRQEKADNVWTEDSWNQFLQELETGQKPKKPLVDDPVEKPSQPIEVLLERELAKLSAELDKDLRAIETRQPSPKSSQAPRRSREPRPPARPASAWSTSSPNALYQGSSRPLSPHRMADGASPFLGRRDFVYPSSARDPKATERGASPVRKEEKKRKAARLKFDFQAQSPKELTLKKGDIVYIHKEVDKNWLEGEHHGRLGIFPANYVEVLPADEIPKPIKPPTYQVLEYGEAVAQYTFKGDLEVELSFRKGERICLIRKVNENWYEGRISGTGRQGIFPASYVQVCREPRLRISDDGPQLPASPRLTTTAHLARHSSSPLTPHSPGDPTDWGSRTSPRRTGFSFPTQEPRAQTQGLSTPGSTLSHPGDSSRPLDLGTPTTTTQIHWTPYRAMYQYRPQNEDELELQEGDRVDVMQQCDDGWFVGVSRRTQKFGTFPGNYVAPV from the exons ATGGCCAGGATTCCTGGAATTGGAAGATCTTCAGCTTCACCATCTTTGGAGAACAAGGAAGAACATGAAAGAGATGTGGCCCTTCTTAGTCGAAAGGATCCTGACAG AGGACGCACAGAGGAGCAGCTGGCACACCCGGAACCCTCCAACCTTGACCCAAGCATGCAGGCCCCGCCTTGCAGCCTCCCCGCTGGGCTGAGCCTGGACGACTTCATCCCTGGCCATCTCCGGGCCCACAGAGGGTCATCCTCCCGGGGGGCACGG GTGCCTGTGATCCGGAATGGTGGCTCCAACACCCTTAATTTCCAGTTTCATGACCCTGCGCCCAGGACCGTGTGCAATGGGTACTTCCCCCAGAGGAGAGATGCTTCCCGGCACCCAG ACCCTGCTTGGTATCAGACCTGGCCAGGTCCTGGGAGCCGGCCCTCTGGGAGCCAGAAGACCCCTGCCTCCCAGCATCCCCAGAACTGGTCAGCTACGTGGACCAAGGACAACAAGCGTCAGGACAAGCGTTGGGTCAAGTACGAGGGAATCGGGCCTGTGGATGAGACCGGCATGCCTATTGCCCCCCGATCT AGTGTTGATAGCCCCAGGGACTGGTACCGGAGAATGTTCCAGCAGATTCACCGGAAAATGCCAG ACCTGCAGCTGGACTGGAACTTTGAGGAATCACCCAAAG ACTCAAGGCATCCAGGGCCCCAGCAAAGACCAGTTGCCAGGCCGGGCCAGGCCTCTTCTCTGAGTGG GAACTCATCACGCCAAAGATCCACAGGTCATAATGCGATGGAAAGTGGGGTGGCCCATGG AAGAAGCTGGAACCCCTCCGAAGAGTTTCCTAGAAGTACCTTCAACTGTAATCCTGGAGCACCCTCCTCCTTACACCAGACCCCAAAGCAG GTACCCAAACGCCAAGAGAAAGCAGACAATGTCTGGACGGAAGATTCTTGGAACCAGTTTCTGCAAGAACTAGAAACTGGACAGAAG CCCAAGAAACCACTAGTGGATGACCCTGTTGAGAAGCCCTCCCAGCCCATTGAG GTCTTGCTGGAGAGAGAGCTGGCCAAGCTGAGTGCGGAGCTGGACAAGGACCTGCGGGCCATTGAGACCCGGCAGCCGTCCCCGAAG AGCTCCCAGGCGCCCCGACGGTCCCGGGAGCCGCGGCCCCCAGCGCG CCCGGCCTCCGCCTGGAGCACCAGCTCCCCGAATGCACTTTACCAGGGTTCCTCCCGGCCTCTGAGCCCCCACAGAATGGCGGATGGAGCGAGCCCCTTCCTAGGTCGTAGGGACTTTGTCTACCCTTCGTCGGCCCGAG ACCCTAAGGCCACTGAACGCGGGGCCAGCCCAgtcaggaaggaagagaagaag aggAAAGCTGCCAGACTCAAGTTTGACTTCCAGGCACAGTCCCCCAA GGAGCTGACTCTGAAGAAGGGTGATATTGTCTACATCCACAAGGAGGTGGACAAGAACTGGCTGGAGGGGGAACACCATGGCCGCCTGGGCATCTTCCCTGCTAATTATGTGGAG GTGCTGCCTGCAGATGAGATCCCTAAGCCCATCAAGCCCCCCACCTACCAGGTGCTGGAGTATGGAGAAGCTGTGGCCCAGTACACTTTCAAGGGGGATCTGGAGGTGGAGCTGTCCTTCCGCAAG GGGGAGCGCATCTGCCTCATCCGCAAGGTGAATGAGAACTGGTACGAGGGGCGTATCTCAGGCACCGGGCGCCAGGGCATCTTCCCTGCCAGCTACGTGCAGGTGTGCCGTGAGCCCCGGCTCCGGATCAGTGACGATGGTCCCCAGCTCCCCGCGTCACCGCGCCTGACCACCACCGCCCATCTGGCTCGGCACTCCAGCTCCCCATTGACACCACACAGCCCAGGTGATCCCACCGACTGGGGGAGCCGGACCTCCCCCCGCCGCACTGgcttctccttccccacccaggagcccagagcccagaccCAG GGTCTCAGCACCCCTGGGTCAACTCTGTCCCATCCTGGAGACTCCAGCCGTCCCCTGGACCTGGggacccccaccaccaccactcagaTACACTGGACCCC GTATCGGGCGATGTACCAGTACAGGCCCCAGAATGAGGATGAGCTGGAGCTACAGGAGGGGGATCGGGTGGATGTCATGCAGCAGTGTGACGACGGCTGGTTTGTGG
- the SORBS3 gene encoding vinexin isoform X11 — MHTAFLGRTEEQLAHPEPSNLDPSMQAPPCSLPAGLSLDDFIPGHLRAHRGSSSRGARVPVIRNGGSNTLNFQFHDPAPRTVCNGYFPQRRDASRHPDPAWYQTWPGPGSRPSGSQKTPASQHPQNWSATWTKDNKRQDKRWVKYEGIGPVDETGMPIAPRSSVDSPRDWYRRMFQQIHRKMPDLQLDWNFEESPKVPSSCAASTDSRHPGPQQRPVARPGQASSLSGRNSSRQRSTGHNAMESGVAHGRSWNPSEEFPRSTFNCNPGAPSSLHQTPKQVPKRQEKADNVWTEDSWNQFLQELETGQKPKKPLVDDPVEKPSQPIEVLLERELAKLSAELDKDLRAIETRQPSPKSSQAPRRSREPRPPARPASAWSTSSPNALYQGSSRPLSPHRMADGASPFLGRRDFVYPSSARDPKATERGASPVRKEEKKRKAARLKFDFQAQSPKELTLKKGDIVYIHKEVDKNWLEGEHHGRLGIFPANYVEVLPADEIPKPIKPPTYQVLEYGEAVAQYTFKGDLEVELSFRKGERICLIRKVNENWYEGRISGTGRQGIFPASYVQVCREPRLRISDDGPQLPASPRLTTTAHLARHSSSPLTPHSPGDPTDWGSRTSPRRTGFSFPTQEPRAQTQGLSTPGSTLSHPGDSSRPLDLGTPTTTTQIHWTPYRAMYQYRPQNEDELELQEGDRVDVMQQCDDGWFVGVSRRTQKFGTFPGNYVAPV, encoded by the exons ATGCACACGGCCTTCCT AGGACGCACAGAGGAGCAGCTGGCACACCCGGAACCCTCCAACCTTGACCCAAGCATGCAGGCCCCGCCTTGCAGCCTCCCCGCTGGGCTGAGCCTGGACGACTTCATCCCTGGCCATCTCCGGGCCCACAGAGGGTCATCCTCCCGGGGGGCACGG GTGCCTGTGATCCGGAATGGTGGCTCCAACACCCTTAATTTCCAGTTTCATGACCCTGCGCCCAGGACCGTGTGCAATGGGTACTTCCCCCAGAGGAGAGATGCTTCCCGGCACCCAG ACCCTGCTTGGTATCAGACCTGGCCAGGTCCTGGGAGCCGGCCCTCTGGGAGCCAGAAGACCCCTGCCTCCCAGCATCCCCAGAACTGGTCAGCTACGTGGACCAAGGACAACAAGCGTCAGGACAAGCGTTGGGTCAAGTACGAGGGAATCGGGCCTGTGGATGAGACCGGCATGCCTATTGCCCCCCGATCT AGTGTTGATAGCCCCAGGGACTGGTACCGGAGAATGTTCCAGCAGATTCACCGGAAAATGCCAG ACCTGCAGCTGGACTGGAACTTTGAGGAATCACCCAAAG TGCCTTCCTCCTGTGCCGCCTCTACAGACTCAAGGCATCCAGGGCCCCAGCAAAGACCAGTTGCCAGGCCGGGCCAGGCCTCTTCTCTGAGTGG CAGGAACTCATCACGCCAAAGATCCACAGGTCATAATGCGATGGAAAGTGGGGTGGCCCATGG AAGAAGCTGGAACCCCTCCGAAGAGTTTCCTAGAAGTACCTTCAACTGTAATCCTGGAGCACCCTCCTCCTTACACCAGACCCCAAAGCAG GTACCCAAACGCCAAGAGAAAGCAGACAATGTCTGGACGGAAGATTCTTGGAACCAGTTTCTGCAAGAACTAGAAACTGGACAGAAG CCCAAGAAACCACTAGTGGATGACCCTGTTGAGAAGCCCTCCCAGCCCATTGAG GTCTTGCTGGAGAGAGAGCTGGCCAAGCTGAGTGCGGAGCTGGACAAGGACCTGCGGGCCATTGAGACCCGGCAGCCGTCCCCGAAG AGCTCCCAGGCGCCCCGACGGTCCCGGGAGCCGCGGCCCCCAGCGCG CCCGGCCTCCGCCTGGAGCACCAGCTCCCCGAATGCACTTTACCAGGGTTCCTCCCGGCCTCTGAGCCCCCACAGAATGGCGGATGGAGCGAGCCCCTTCCTAGGTCGTAGGGACTTTGTCTACCCTTCGTCGGCCCGAG ACCCTAAGGCCACTGAACGCGGGGCCAGCCCAgtcaggaaggaagagaagaag aggAAAGCTGCCAGACTCAAGTTTGACTTCCAGGCACAGTCCCCCAA GGAGCTGACTCTGAAGAAGGGTGATATTGTCTACATCCACAAGGAGGTGGACAAGAACTGGCTGGAGGGGGAACACCATGGCCGCCTGGGCATCTTCCCTGCTAATTATGTGGAG GTGCTGCCTGCAGATGAGATCCCTAAGCCCATCAAGCCCCCCACCTACCAGGTGCTGGAGTATGGAGAAGCTGTGGCCCAGTACACTTTCAAGGGGGATCTGGAGGTGGAGCTGTCCTTCCGCAAG GGGGAGCGCATCTGCCTCATCCGCAAGGTGAATGAGAACTGGTACGAGGGGCGTATCTCAGGCACCGGGCGCCAGGGCATCTTCCCTGCCAGCTACGTGCAGGTGTGCCGTGAGCCCCGGCTCCGGATCAGTGACGATGGTCCCCAGCTCCCCGCGTCACCGCGCCTGACCACCACCGCCCATCTGGCTCGGCACTCCAGCTCCCCATTGACACCACACAGCCCAGGTGATCCCACCGACTGGGGGAGCCGGACCTCCCCCCGCCGCACTGgcttctccttccccacccaggagcccagagcccagaccCAG GGTCTCAGCACCCCTGGGTCAACTCTGTCCCATCCTGGAGACTCCAGCCGTCCCCTGGACCTGGggacccccaccaccaccactcagaTACACTGGACCCC GTATCGGGCGATGTACCAGTACAGGCCCCAGAATGAGGATGAGCTGGAGCTACAGGAGGGGGATCGGGTGGATGTCATGCAGCAGTGTGACGACGGCTGGTTTGTGG
- the SORBS3 gene encoding vinexin isoform X9, whose protein sequence is MARIPGIGRSSASPSLENKEEHERDVALLSRKDPDRGRTEEQLAHPEPSNLDPSMQAPPCSLPAGLSLDDFIPGHLRAHRGSSSRGARVPVIRNGGSNTLNFQFHDPAPRTVCNGYFPQRRDASRHPDPAWYQTWPGPGSRPSGSQKTPASQHPQNWSATWTKDNKRQDKRWVKYEGIGPVDETGMPIAPRSSVDSPRDWYRRMFQQIHRKMPDLQLDWNFEESPKVPSSCAASTDSRHPGPQQRPVARPGQASSLSGRSWNPSEEFPRSTFNCNPGAPSSLHQTPKQVPKRQEKADNVWTEDSWNQFLQELETGQKPKKPLVDDPVEKPSQPIEVLLERELAKLSAELDKDLRAIETRQPSPKSSQAPRRSREPRPPARPASAWSTSSPNALYQGSSRPLSPHRMADGASPFLGRRDFVYPSSARDPKATERGASPVRKEEKKRKAARLKFDFQAQSPKELTLKKGDIVYIHKEVDKNWLEGEHHGRLGIFPANYVEVLPADEIPKPIKPPTYQVLEYGEAVAQYTFKGDLEVELSFRKGERICLIRKVNENWYEGRISGTGRQGIFPASYVQVCREPRLRISDDGPQLPASPRLTTTAHLARHSSSPLTPHSPGDPTDWGSRTSPRRTGFSFPTQEPRAQTQGLSTPGSTLSHPGDSSRPLDLGTPTTTTQIHWTPYRAMYQYRPQNEDELELQEGDRVDVMQQCDDGWFVGVSRRTQKFGTFPGNYVAPV, encoded by the exons ATGGCCAGGATTCCTGGAATTGGAAGATCTTCAGCTTCACCATCTTTGGAGAACAAGGAAGAACATGAAAGAGATGTGGCCCTTCTTAGTCGAAAGGATCCTGACAG AGGACGCACAGAGGAGCAGCTGGCACACCCGGAACCCTCCAACCTTGACCCAAGCATGCAGGCCCCGCCTTGCAGCCTCCCCGCTGGGCTGAGCCTGGACGACTTCATCCCTGGCCATCTCCGGGCCCACAGAGGGTCATCCTCCCGGGGGGCACGG GTGCCTGTGATCCGGAATGGTGGCTCCAACACCCTTAATTTCCAGTTTCATGACCCTGCGCCCAGGACCGTGTGCAATGGGTACTTCCCCCAGAGGAGAGATGCTTCCCGGCACCCAG ACCCTGCTTGGTATCAGACCTGGCCAGGTCCTGGGAGCCGGCCCTCTGGGAGCCAGAAGACCCCTGCCTCCCAGCATCCCCAGAACTGGTCAGCTACGTGGACCAAGGACAACAAGCGTCAGGACAAGCGTTGGGTCAAGTACGAGGGAATCGGGCCTGTGGATGAGACCGGCATGCCTATTGCCCCCCGATCT AGTGTTGATAGCCCCAGGGACTGGTACCGGAGAATGTTCCAGCAGATTCACCGGAAAATGCCAG ACCTGCAGCTGGACTGGAACTTTGAGGAATCACCCAAAG TGCCTTCCTCCTGTGCCGCCTCTACAGACTCAAGGCATCCAGGGCCCCAGCAAAGACCAGTTGCCAGGCCGGGCCAGGCCTCTTCTCTGAGTGG AAGAAGCTGGAACCCCTCCGAAGAGTTTCCTAGAAGTACCTTCAACTGTAATCCTGGAGCACCCTCCTCCTTACACCAGACCCCAAAGCAG GTACCCAAACGCCAAGAGAAAGCAGACAATGTCTGGACGGAAGATTCTTGGAACCAGTTTCTGCAAGAACTAGAAACTGGACAGAAG CCCAAGAAACCACTAGTGGATGACCCTGTTGAGAAGCCCTCCCAGCCCATTGAG GTCTTGCTGGAGAGAGAGCTGGCCAAGCTGAGTGCGGAGCTGGACAAGGACCTGCGGGCCATTGAGACCCGGCAGCCGTCCCCGAAG AGCTCCCAGGCGCCCCGACGGTCCCGGGAGCCGCGGCCCCCAGCGCG CCCGGCCTCCGCCTGGAGCACCAGCTCCCCGAATGCACTTTACCAGGGTTCCTCCCGGCCTCTGAGCCCCCACAGAATGGCGGATGGAGCGAGCCCCTTCCTAGGTCGTAGGGACTTTGTCTACCCTTCGTCGGCCCGAG ACCCTAAGGCCACTGAACGCGGGGCCAGCCCAgtcaggaaggaagagaagaag aggAAAGCTGCCAGACTCAAGTTTGACTTCCAGGCACAGTCCCCCAA GGAGCTGACTCTGAAGAAGGGTGATATTGTCTACATCCACAAGGAGGTGGACAAGAACTGGCTGGAGGGGGAACACCATGGCCGCCTGGGCATCTTCCCTGCTAATTATGTGGAG GTGCTGCCTGCAGATGAGATCCCTAAGCCCATCAAGCCCCCCACCTACCAGGTGCTGGAGTATGGAGAAGCTGTGGCCCAGTACACTTTCAAGGGGGATCTGGAGGTGGAGCTGTCCTTCCGCAAG GGGGAGCGCATCTGCCTCATCCGCAAGGTGAATGAGAACTGGTACGAGGGGCGTATCTCAGGCACCGGGCGCCAGGGCATCTTCCCTGCCAGCTACGTGCAGGTGTGCCGTGAGCCCCGGCTCCGGATCAGTGACGATGGTCCCCAGCTCCCCGCGTCACCGCGCCTGACCACCACCGCCCATCTGGCTCGGCACTCCAGCTCCCCATTGACACCACACAGCCCAGGTGATCCCACCGACTGGGGGAGCCGGACCTCCCCCCGCCGCACTGgcttctccttccccacccaggagcccagagcccagaccCAG GGTCTCAGCACCCCTGGGTCAACTCTGTCCCATCCTGGAGACTCCAGCCGTCCCCTGGACCTGGggacccccaccaccaccactcagaTACACTGGACCCC GTATCGGGCGATGTACCAGTACAGGCCCCAGAATGAGGATGAGCTGGAGCTACAGGAGGGGGATCGGGTGGATGTCATGCAGCAGTGTGACGACGGCTGGTTTGTGG
- the SORBS3 gene encoding vinexin isoform X12, with protein sequence MARIPGIGRSSASPSLENKEEHERDVALLSRKDPDRGRTEEQLAHPEPSNLDPSMQAPPCSLPAGLSLDDFIPGHLRAHRGSSSRGARVPVIRNGGSNTLNFQFHDPAPRTVCNGYFPQRRDASRHPDPAWYQTWPGPGSRPSGSQKTPASQHPQNWSATWTKDNKRQDKRWVKYEGIGPVDETGMPIAPRSSVDSPRDWYRRMFQQIHRKMPDLQLDWNFEESPKDSRHPGPQQRPVARPGQASSLSGRSWNPSEEFPRSTFNCNPGAPSSLHQTPKQVPKRQEKADNVWTEDSWNQFLQELETGQKPKKPLVDDPVEKPSQPIEVLLERELAKLSAELDKDLRAIETRQPSPKSSQAPRRSREPRPPARPASAWSTSSPNALYQGSSRPLSPHRMADGASPFLGRRDFVYPSSARDPKATERGASPVRKEEKKRKAARLKFDFQAQSPKELTLKKGDIVYIHKEVDKNWLEGEHHGRLGIFPANYVEVLPADEIPKPIKPPTYQVLEYGEAVAQYTFKGDLEVELSFRKGERICLIRKVNENWYEGRISGTGRQGIFPASYVQVCREPRLRISDDGPQLPASPRLTTTAHLARHSSSPLTPHSPGDPTDWGSRTSPRRTGFSFPTQEPRAQTQGLSTPGSTLSHPGDSSRPLDLGTPTTTTQIHWTPYRAMYQYRPQNEDELELQEGDRVDVMQQCDDGWFVGVSRRTQKFGTFPGNYVAPV encoded by the exons ATGGCCAGGATTCCTGGAATTGGAAGATCTTCAGCTTCACCATCTTTGGAGAACAAGGAAGAACATGAAAGAGATGTGGCCCTTCTTAGTCGAAAGGATCCTGACAG AGGACGCACAGAGGAGCAGCTGGCACACCCGGAACCCTCCAACCTTGACCCAAGCATGCAGGCCCCGCCTTGCAGCCTCCCCGCTGGGCTGAGCCTGGACGACTTCATCCCTGGCCATCTCCGGGCCCACAGAGGGTCATCCTCCCGGGGGGCACGG GTGCCTGTGATCCGGAATGGTGGCTCCAACACCCTTAATTTCCAGTTTCATGACCCTGCGCCCAGGACCGTGTGCAATGGGTACTTCCCCCAGAGGAGAGATGCTTCCCGGCACCCAG ACCCTGCTTGGTATCAGACCTGGCCAGGTCCTGGGAGCCGGCCCTCTGGGAGCCAGAAGACCCCTGCCTCCCAGCATCCCCAGAACTGGTCAGCTACGTGGACCAAGGACAACAAGCGTCAGGACAAGCGTTGGGTCAAGTACGAGGGAATCGGGCCTGTGGATGAGACCGGCATGCCTATTGCCCCCCGATCT AGTGTTGATAGCCCCAGGGACTGGTACCGGAGAATGTTCCAGCAGATTCACCGGAAAATGCCAG ACCTGCAGCTGGACTGGAACTTTGAGGAATCACCCAAAG ACTCAAGGCATCCAGGGCCCCAGCAAAGACCAGTTGCCAGGCCGGGCCAGGCCTCTTCTCTGAGTGG AAGAAGCTGGAACCCCTCCGAAGAGTTTCCTAGAAGTACCTTCAACTGTAATCCTGGAGCACCCTCCTCCTTACACCAGACCCCAAAGCAG GTACCCAAACGCCAAGAGAAAGCAGACAATGTCTGGACGGAAGATTCTTGGAACCAGTTTCTGCAAGAACTAGAAACTGGACAGAAG CCCAAGAAACCACTAGTGGATGACCCTGTTGAGAAGCCCTCCCAGCCCATTGAG GTCTTGCTGGAGAGAGAGCTGGCCAAGCTGAGTGCGGAGCTGGACAAGGACCTGCGGGCCATTGAGACCCGGCAGCCGTCCCCGAAG AGCTCCCAGGCGCCCCGACGGTCCCGGGAGCCGCGGCCCCCAGCGCG CCCGGCCTCCGCCTGGAGCACCAGCTCCCCGAATGCACTTTACCAGGGTTCCTCCCGGCCTCTGAGCCCCCACAGAATGGCGGATGGAGCGAGCCCCTTCCTAGGTCGTAGGGACTTTGTCTACCCTTCGTCGGCCCGAG ACCCTAAGGCCACTGAACGCGGGGCCAGCCCAgtcaggaaggaagagaagaag aggAAAGCTGCCAGACTCAAGTTTGACTTCCAGGCACAGTCCCCCAA GGAGCTGACTCTGAAGAAGGGTGATATTGTCTACATCCACAAGGAGGTGGACAAGAACTGGCTGGAGGGGGAACACCATGGCCGCCTGGGCATCTTCCCTGCTAATTATGTGGAG GTGCTGCCTGCAGATGAGATCCCTAAGCCCATCAAGCCCCCCACCTACCAGGTGCTGGAGTATGGAGAAGCTGTGGCCCAGTACACTTTCAAGGGGGATCTGGAGGTGGAGCTGTCCTTCCGCAAG GGGGAGCGCATCTGCCTCATCCGCAAGGTGAATGAGAACTGGTACGAGGGGCGTATCTCAGGCACCGGGCGCCAGGGCATCTTCCCTGCCAGCTACGTGCAGGTGTGCCGTGAGCCCCGGCTCCGGATCAGTGACGATGGTCCCCAGCTCCCCGCGTCACCGCGCCTGACCACCACCGCCCATCTGGCTCGGCACTCCAGCTCCCCATTGACACCACACAGCCCAGGTGATCCCACCGACTGGGGGAGCCGGACCTCCCCCCGCCGCACTGgcttctccttccccacccaggagcccagagcccagaccCAG GGTCTCAGCACCCCTGGGTCAACTCTGTCCCATCCTGGAGACTCCAGCCGTCCCCTGGACCTGGggacccccaccaccaccactcagaTACACTGGACCCC GTATCGGGCGATGTACCAGTACAGGCCCCAGAATGAGGATGAGCTGGAGCTACAGGAGGGGGATCGGGTGGATGTCATGCAGCAGTGTGACGACGGCTGGTTTGTGG
- the SORBS3 gene encoding vinexin isoform X7 produces the protein MARIPGIGRSSASPSLENKEEHERDVALLSRKDPDRGRTEEQLAHPEPSNLDPSMQAPPCSLPAGLSLDDFIPGHLRAHRGSSSRGARVPVIRNGGSNTLNFQFHDPAPRTVCNGYFPQRRDASRHPDPAWYQTWPGPGSRPSGSQKTPASQHPQNWSATWTKDNKRQDKRWVKYEGIGPVDETGMPIAPRSSVDSPRDWYRRMFQQIHRKMPDLQLDWNFEESPKDSRHPGPQQRPVARPGQASSLSGNSSRQRSTGHNAMESGVAHGSWNPSEEFPRSTFNCNPGAPSSLHQTPKQVPKRQEKADNVWTEDSWNQFLQELETGQKPKKPLVDDPVEKPSQPIEVLLERELAKLSAELDKDLRAIETRQPSPKSSQAPRRSREPRPPARPASAWSTSSPNALYQGSSRPLSPHRMADGASPFLGRRDFVYPSSARDPKATERGASPVRKEEKKRKAARLKFDFQAQSPKELTLKKGDIVYIHKEVDKNWLEGEHHGRLGIFPANYVEVLPADEIPKPIKPPTYQVLEYGEAVAQYTFKGDLEVELSFRKGERICLIRKVNENWYEGRISGTGRQGIFPASYVQVCREPRLRISDDGPQLPASPRLTTTAHLARHSSSPLTPHSPGDPTDWGSRTSPRRTGFSFPTQEPRAQTQGLSTPGSTLSHPGDSSRPLDLGTPTTTTQIHWTPYRAMYQYRPQNEDELELQEGDRVDVMQQCDDGWFVGVSRRTQKFGTFPGNYVAPV, from the exons ATGGCCAGGATTCCTGGAATTGGAAGATCTTCAGCTTCACCATCTTTGGAGAACAAGGAAGAACATGAAAGAGATGTGGCCCTTCTTAGTCGAAAGGATCCTGACAG AGGACGCACAGAGGAGCAGCTGGCACACCCGGAACCCTCCAACCTTGACCCAAGCATGCAGGCCCCGCCTTGCAGCCTCCCCGCTGGGCTGAGCCTGGACGACTTCATCCCTGGCCATCTCCGGGCCCACAGAGGGTCATCCTCCCGGGGGGCACGG GTGCCTGTGATCCGGAATGGTGGCTCCAACACCCTTAATTTCCAGTTTCATGACCCTGCGCCCAGGACCGTGTGCAATGGGTACTTCCCCCAGAGGAGAGATGCTTCCCGGCACCCAG ACCCTGCTTGGTATCAGACCTGGCCAGGTCCTGGGAGCCGGCCCTCTGGGAGCCAGAAGACCCCTGCCTCCCAGCATCCCCAGAACTGGTCAGCTACGTGGACCAAGGACAACAAGCGTCAGGACAAGCGTTGGGTCAAGTACGAGGGAATCGGGCCTGTGGATGAGACCGGCATGCCTATTGCCCCCCGATCT AGTGTTGATAGCCCCAGGGACTGGTACCGGAGAATGTTCCAGCAGATTCACCGGAAAATGCCAG ACCTGCAGCTGGACTGGAACTTTGAGGAATCACCCAAAG ACTCAAGGCATCCAGGGCCCCAGCAAAGACCAGTTGCCAGGCCGGGCCAGGCCTCTTCTCTGAGTGG GAACTCATCACGCCAAAGATCCACAGGTCATAATGCGATGGAAAGTGGGGTGGCCCATGG AAGCTGGAACCCCTCCGAAGAGTTTCCTAGAAGTACCTTCAACTGTAATCCTGGAGCACCCTCCTCCTTACACCAGACCCCAAAGCAG GTACCCAAACGCCAAGAGAAAGCAGACAATGTCTGGACGGAAGATTCTTGGAACCAGTTTCTGCAAGAACTAGAAACTGGACAGAAG CCCAAGAAACCACTAGTGGATGACCCTGTTGAGAAGCCCTCCCAGCCCATTGAG GTCTTGCTGGAGAGAGAGCTGGCCAAGCTGAGTGCGGAGCTGGACAAGGACCTGCGGGCCATTGAGACCCGGCAGCCGTCCCCGAAG AGCTCCCAGGCGCCCCGACGGTCCCGGGAGCCGCGGCCCCCAGCGCG CCCGGCCTCCGCCTGGAGCACCAGCTCCCCGAATGCACTTTACCAGGGTTCCTCCCGGCCTCTGAGCCCCCACAGAATGGCGGATGGAGCGAGCCCCTTCCTAGGTCGTAGGGACTTTGTCTACCCTTCGTCGGCCCGAG ACCCTAAGGCCACTGAACGCGGGGCCAGCCCAgtcaggaaggaagagaagaag aggAAAGCTGCCAGACTCAAGTTTGACTTCCAGGCACAGTCCCCCAA GGAGCTGACTCTGAAGAAGGGTGATATTGTCTACATCCACAAGGAGGTGGACAAGAACTGGCTGGAGGGGGAACACCATGGCCGCCTGGGCATCTTCCCTGCTAATTATGTGGAG GTGCTGCCTGCAGATGAGATCCCTAAGCCCATCAAGCCCCCCACCTACCAGGTGCTGGAGTATGGAGAAGCTGTGGCCCAGTACACTTTCAAGGGGGATCTGGAGGTGGAGCTGTCCTTCCGCAAG GGGGAGCGCATCTGCCTCATCCGCAAGGTGAATGAGAACTGGTACGAGGGGCGTATCTCAGGCACCGGGCGCCAGGGCATCTTCCCTGCCAGCTACGTGCAGGTGTGCCGTGAGCCCCGGCTCCGGATCAGTGACGATGGTCCCCAGCTCCCCGCGTCACCGCGCCTGACCACCACCGCCCATCTGGCTCGGCACTCCAGCTCCCCATTGACACCACACAGCCCAGGTGATCCCACCGACTGGGGGAGCCGGACCTCCCCCCGCCGCACTGgcttctccttccccacccaggagcccagagcccagaccCAG GGTCTCAGCACCCCTGGGTCAACTCTGTCCCATCCTGGAGACTCCAGCCGTCCCCTGGACCTGGggacccccaccaccaccactcagaTACACTGGACCCC GTATCGGGCGATGTACCAGTACAGGCCCCAGAATGAGGATGAGCTGGAGCTACAGGAGGGGGATCGGGTGGATGTCATGCAGCAGTGTGACGACGGCTGGTTTGTGG